The sequence CGAGCCGAGCAGTTTGGGGCGCCGCTCCACGAGCGCGGACCAGCGGGCGGCGAGGCCGGTGGGCACCTCGGGGCGCGGCCCGCGCTCGGCGAGCCGGCGGCGTTCGCGGCGGCCGAGGGCGCGCGGGCCGAGGTACGACAGCAGGGCGGGCAGCAGGGTGACCGAGGCGGCGACGGTGAGGATCACGGTGAGGCCGGCGGCCACGGCGACGCCGTTGAGGAAGCTCAGGCGCAGGATCAGCATGCCGAGCAGGGCGATGCACACGGTGGCGCCCGCGAAGACGACGGCGCGTCCGGTGGTCGTCACGGCGCTCACGGCGGCCTCGGTGACGTCCAGGCCGCGTTTGAGTCCGCGCCGGTGCCTGGTGACGATGAACAGCGCGTAGTCGATGCCGACGCCGAGGCCGACGAGCATGCCGAGCATGGGCGCGAAGTCGGCGACCGTCATGGCGTGGCCGAGCAGTCCGATGCCGGCGTGGGCGGTGCCGACTCCGATCAGTGCGGTGGCGATCGGCAGCAGGGAGGCGGCGAGGGAGCCGAAGGCGAGGAAGAGGACGACGGCGGCGACGAGGACGCCGACCACCTCGGCGGTGCGGTCGTCCGGGGTCTCGGTGAGCCCGATGGCGCTGCCGCCCAGCTCCACCTGGAGCCCGTCGCCCTCGGCCGCCTTCGCGGCGCCCACGACGGCCTGGGCCTCGTTCCTGCCGATGTCCTCGGCCTGGCGCGCGAAGGTGACGGTGGCGTAGGCGGTGCGCCCGTCGGCGCTGATCTGCCGGCCGCCCTGGCCGTCGTACGGCCCGTCCACGGAGGCGATGCCGGGCAGCCGGGCGATCCGGTCGAGGGCGGTGGTCATGTTCCGTTCGACGTGGGCGGCGCGGACGGTGCCCCTGGCGGTGTGCCAGACGACGGTGTCGCTGTCGCCGCCGAGGCCCGGGAAGCCCGTCCGGAGCAGCTGTGCGGCGCGGCCGGACTCGGTGCCGGGGACCGAGTAGTCGTTCGAGTACGACGTGCCGGCGACGGAGGCGGCCGCGGTGGCCCCGCCGAAGGCGCACAGCCACAGCAGGACGGCGATCAGTCGGTGCCGGACGCACCAGCGCGCGAGGGCTGCCACGGACGTGCTCCCAGGGACGATTTGTGGATCTTTGGCCGGGAACGATGGTCCATAAACCGAACAGCCCGCAAAGAACGCATGAGCAATCTTTGGACACTCTCGCAGGCAAAAGTGATCCTTTGCCGCGTTCGTGGGCTTATTCACAGCGGGAGGAGAACGCCGTGGGGGGACGCGCCGGTGCGGCGCGTCCCCCCACGGGTTGACGGTGGCTCAGCTCTCGCCGGTCAGCCCTCGCTGACGCCGAGCCGCTCCAGGATCAGCTCCTTGACGCGGGCCGCGTCGGCCTGGCCGCGGGTGGCCTTCATGACCGCGCCGACCAGGGCGCCGGCCGCGGCCACCTTGCCACCGCGGATCTTGTCCGCGATGCCGGGGTTGCCGGCGATGGCCTCGTCCACGGCGGTGCCGAGCGCCGAGTCGTCGGAGACGACCTTGAGGCCGCGCTTGTCGACGACCTCGTCCGGGGTGCCCTCGCCCGCGAGGACGCCCTCGATGACCTGGCGGGCCAGCTTGTCGTTCAGATCGCCCTTCGTGACCAGCTCGGCGACCCGGGCCACCTGCTGCGGGGTGATCGCCAGCTCGTCCAGGGAGGTGCCGGACTCGTTGGCGCTGCGCGCCAGTTCGCCCATCCACCACTTGCGGGCGGAGGCCGCGTCGGCCCCGGCCTCGATGGTGGCTACGATCGGGTCCAGCGCGCCGGCGTTCAGGATCGCCTGCATCTCGGTCGCGGAGATGCCCCACTCGGCGAGCAGCCGGGTACGGCGCACCAGCGGCAGCTCGGGCAGCGCCGCGCGGATCTCCTCGACCCACTCGCGCGAGGGCGCGACGGGGACCAGGTCGGGCTCCGGGAAGTACCGGTAGTCCTCGGCCTCCTCCTTCACGCGGCCCGAGGTCGTGGACCCCGTGTCCTCGTGGAAGTGGCGGGTCTCCTGGACGATGGTGCCGCCGGAGGAGAGCACGGCCGCGTGCCGCATGATCTCGAAGCGGGCCGCGCGCTCCACCGAGCGCAGGGAGTTGACGTTCTTCGTCTCCGAGCGGGTGCCGAACTTCTCGGCGCCCTTGGGCATCAGCGACAGGTTCACGTCACAGCGCATCTGGCCCATCTCCATGCGGGCCTCGGACACGCCGAGGGCACGGATGACCTCGCGCAGCTCGCGCACGTACGCCTTGGCCACCTCGGGGGCGCGCTCGCCGGCGCCCACGATCGGCTTGGTGACGATCTCGATGAGCGGGATGCCGGCGCGGTTGTAGTCCAGCAGGGAGTGGGACGCGCCGTGGATACGGCCGGTGGCGCCGCCGACGTGCGTCGACTTGCCGGTGTCCTCCTCCATGTGGGCGCGCTCGATCTGCACGCGGAAGGTCTCCCCGTCCTCCAGCTGCACGTCGAGGTAGCCGTCGAAGGCGATCGGCTCGTCGTACTGGGAGGTCTGGAAGTTCTTCGGCATGTCCGGATAGAAGTAGTTCTTCCGGGCGAAGCGGCACCATTCGGCGATCGAGCAGTTCAGCGCGAGGCCGATCCGGACGGCCGACTCGACGCCGATCGCGTTGACGACCGGGAGCGCGCCGGGCATGCCGAGGCAGACGGGGCAGGTCTGCGAGTTGGGCTCGGCGCCCAGCTCCGTGGAGCACCCGCAGAACATCTTGGTCTTGGTGCCGAGTTCGACATGGACCTCAAGGCCCATGACGGGGTCGTACGACGCCAGCGCGTCC is a genomic window of Streptomyces sp. WP-1 containing:
- the gatB gene encoding Asp-tRNA(Asn)/Glu-tRNA(Gln) amidotransferase subunit GatB → MTTTTDLVSYEDALASYDPVMGLEVHVELGTKTKMFCGCSTELGAEPNSQTCPVCLGMPGALPVVNAIGVESAVRIGLALNCSIAEWCRFARKNYFYPDMPKNFQTSQYDEPIAFDGYLDVQLEDGETFRVQIERAHMEEDTGKSTHVGGATGRIHGASHSLLDYNRAGIPLIEIVTKPIVGAGERAPEVAKAYVRELREVIRALGVSEARMEMGQMRCDVNLSLMPKGAEKFGTRSETKNVNSLRSVERAARFEIMRHAAVLSSGGTIVQETRHFHEDTGSTTSGRVKEEAEDYRYFPEPDLVPVAPSREWVEEIRAALPELPLVRRTRLLAEWGISATEMQAILNAGALDPIVATIEAGADAASARKWWMGELARSANESGTSLDELAITPQQVARVAELVTKGDLNDKLARQVIEGVLAGEGTPDEVVDKRGLKVVSDDSALGTAVDEAIAGNPGIADKIRGGKVAAAGALVGAVMKATRGQADAARVKELILERLGVSEG